In the Chaetodon trifascialis isolate fChaTrf1 chromosome 12, fChaTrf1.hap1, whole genome shotgun sequence genome, CCTGCTTCTAAATGAACTGATGTTATGACTGAAAAGGTGCTACACAGCTTGATCCAGCTGATTGACGGTGGGACTGGAGAGCCTACTTAATTTATGAATCATGTAGGTTTTTATATCGTCCTCCTGAATGTGGCACATATTTAGTACCTGTAGTGGGTCGGTGGTTTGGAAATGAATGTACATTTGTTGAATTGCTCCTTGCACTactgttctctctttttttttagcttaaGGTGGAAAAATACAATTGAATGCAAAAGGGAACTACGCCTTCTTTCTGTCATGGGATTGTGTTTGTCCTCACTTCAGACACGTTTGGTAGACGTGATCATATCCAAGAATAGACCTTTAGGCCAGACATTGTGACTAGTCATGGCAGGTAAAGCACAGGAGCTAATACCTGCAAACAGGCTAAATACACCCTCTATAAAGGTAATTGATACTTAGATAAAGTAAACTGGAAATGTATTAATTGAAGTACAGTCAAATGCTACATGGCTCAgtgtcatggcttactgggactCTTACAGAACAGAGCCACTGTTAATACTatcagtaacacctgtgcttttccaacTGTTCCATTGTTtagtgtgtttctgttattgtgtGACTATTAAATCTGAGTTAACGCTTTAAAAGACAGTAGTCACACAATAACAGCCAATCCATCTGATTGAGGCACTGCAACTCCTGTGTCCTGTGAGGTAAAATCACTGCTTCcgtcaaaggagtctggtggctctGAATGGAGCATAGATGGATATCACGGCTTCAGTTCTTGTCTGACGGTAAGGTAAAGTGGTAACAATATTCCAAATATAGTGCACACTTAAACTGATATTGACTAAAATACGTTTTACAGCAGTACATTACATAACCTCATACACCAGAACTCCAGCTGTTTCTATAAGCTGGGGCCGTGCAGAACATCTACCGTGACTATGGATAAGTACCTCCAACAACCATGTTTCAAAAAACCTGAATTATCCCTTTAATTGGGCAGCAAATGTTTTCTAAACAAGTGCCTAAACCTGCTGGATGCAATATGCTAAATTACCAGTTTGGCAAAGTAGGCACTGCAGCAGGCCTCCGACCACTGTGTGGCAGTTAGTTTGTGGTAATCAGAAACATCACCTAATCTTCAGGCCCCACCTTGTAGAGGTGCATCAAGTTAATATCTAGTTTTAAGGcctttgttttgtcagtttacATTATCTTTATGGTGCATATTCCAACATAGATTAATGCTTAATCAAATGACCACAAATCCTGATTAATTACAAATGAACACATACACAATGCACACCTCATTTTGCCTGCTGGGTTCAGCCCTGGTTAGATATACACAGGCCATGTTAGCTTGCACTGGGGTTCCAGGACATAATGAGCTGCTGGGCCCCGATTAACCCCTTgtgtctccccctccccctgcaTATTCCTATTTTGGAGATTACAGTCGGAGGTTTGCTGTGTGGTAATTTGATAAACCACAAATTAATTTAGGAATATACACCATATAAGCACAGTATCAGGACTGTTATCAGTCTCAGTATGCTTAAACTAGATTTTAATGTAGGCCCACTGCTCCAAACAGAGCCCACCTGAAAATCCCAAATGATATTGTACAGTACAAGTGCATATTTCCATATTCCCAAACAAATATTATAATTCATGAAATTAACCAAACCACATCATGAGCACTGGGCTTCTGGGGGCCCTGGAGGAGACAGCTGATTGCCTTCTTTGCTTGGCTGGTACTCAAACCCAGCCTGTGCTGGAAAGCACTCCATTTATCAAAGTACTGAACTAGTACAAATGAGatacttttactttgtttgagtatttcctttttctgctgCATTATTCTTGTAATTCAAtgcatctcagagggaaatattatGCGTCAGTACATGTATCCATCAGGTGAAGTTACTTTAAGTATAACCTGCTATAGTTACTTAAGTTATAGTTAATTAACATTTGATGCTTTCATTCTATTTTATTGCTAATACAAATCTGCACTTTTGTTTGACTAAAATTTTGAACACAGGAATTATAATCTTTTTAGATTGTAGGATTTCTACTTTTTTAAGATTTGACCGTGAAACTGTCAGATCTGCTCGTCTATGATGAGTAAATggcgccctctgctgttcaatGGCCGCAAAGCGTTAAACCAGACAGCTCCCTTATGAATTAACAACTCCTCGCGTGGTTAATTAAAATACACGAGAGACACAAACGGGCCGTGTGAAGGCATTTTACAGCAAACTAACAGCAGGAAGTACACACAGCGTGTCGTCTGTTGTGTGTCGGTGCTCCATTAAAACGTGTCTCTCACTGTCATAATTCCTGTCGCCGCTGAGCTCGTCTGTCTTCCGTCTGCAGCGTCTCTCCTCCAGATGTTTGTTGACAGTGCTAAGGCATGCAGAAAGCCCCAAAGAAcaccgtctgtctgtcacagccGCCGGGGGCGGGACCAAAGTCTGAGGGACGTTTCACCAAAACCAATCGCATGAGTTCATTTGGGTTCGTCAGCCAATCGGGATCTGTTAGGCTGTCCGGCAACTTGACTGTGAGAGCGGAGGAGAAGACGCAGAATGTTGGtggaaatgtttgaatgttCTTCATGTGACAGTCTGCGGATTTaacatcacacacctgagagcaaCCCGGAAGCGTGAATCGACGTGAAGAAGGTGAGTGTGAGGAGTTTAGGAGCCactgagctgtcagtcagctttAATCTCACGGCGGGATTACTTCAGGAAATGATCTCCGCTGCTTTAGTTTCTACAAACATACATGTTAGCGGACAGTGTTGTCTTCAGGCTGTCCCTCCAGCGCTCAAGTGTCCTGAAGCCAAGCAGCTGCTCTGccgaagtgtccttgagcaaccCTTTCAATCCCTCCCAGATCCTCCCTGTGGAGGGGATCATTTACATGTCCCCTCTAACAGGAGATAGATCCTCGTTGGAGATCATTGTGCTTGCACAggctgtctgtcctcactgtcttcctgtgtgtccAGATGCAGACCCACACACCTGAGCCCTGCGTGGAGACCTGAGGGGGACATGATACCTgagcctgcagccacagcggcgTCCAGGCCCTCAGAGCACAAGTAAGAGTGTGTATGCTTTGTGCTGACTTCATTTCCTGGTCATGTGATCTAACTCCATGTGTTTGACTCCCCAGGAAGAACTCTCACAATGAGGCGAACTCCTCAGGGACTGTCAATCATTCAGAGGACGAGTCGGGGAATGAGAATCGACAGAAGAGCGTGGTGGGTGTCTGTCTCTTGTGTTTGGTAAGCAGGGTGTCCAGAAACGCTCCAGAAAGGAAATTTACCGTCCTGTCTGTCACGTCTCCAGCGCCCACAGAGACGAAGGAAGAGAGCGCACAAGGGCTCGGAGAATGTCGCGAGCACGAGCGCCAAAGCCGCCCGCAGCGGCGTCGGCAGAGCGGGAGGCAGCCACGCCAAGCAGAGGCACGTGGAGGCCGTCACCCTGTTCGAGGTGGTCACCATGGGCAGGGGCGCCATGCAGGTGAGACCAGCCAACCCTCAGCCGGGATGCATCAGCTTCTTGTCTTATTGTCAGAATAttcacacacaggaaacacactcactgactgCCGTGTGACGTCCGAGCAGGCGGTGATCGATGACTGGGTCGAGGCTTATGCGACGGACAGAGACGCGTCCCTCCTCGATCTCATCAGCTTCTTCATCCAGTGCTCAGGGTGCAAAGGCAAGCAGACGCccccacagcacacacacacacacacacacccagaatACACACAGTCAGCTTTACATTCCCCGCCTGTCTGTTCCTCAGGTGTGGTCACAGCAGAGATGTGTCACAGCAAGGAGGACAGTGAGGTCATGAGTCAGATGGTGGAGCAGCTGGATGAGGTAAGATGTCTCCAGTCTGAGGTTCGTCCTGCGTCTTTCAGCGGTTTGAACCCTCAGACTGCATGGCGGTGTGTGTTCCAGGTGGCTGGTCTGCAGTATAAGAAGTTTCTGGCCTTCCCGTGGATCCTCACGGTCACGTGGCCCATGGATACGGTGAGTGGAGCCTCCGTGCGTAAAGGATTTACGTCTTTCCCGCTCCTGTATGAGAGGGTCTCAGTGATTCTAAAGTTCTTACTTCATTCACATTCTCTCTACCTGTTGATGCACATGGTAGCACAAGACACTGCGCTGTGTGTGACAAGCACAACCCCATGAGATTACTGTGTTACACTATGttcacactgtattttattgtctttcgTCCGCTTTTCTTCATTTCACATAATGTCCCTCTTCGGGGACACAGTCTCTCTCCCCTGTTCAGTACTGCAACCTTTGAAGATGACCaacttgtttctgttttccGTCTCACTGAACTGATATCCTCCTGCTTTAAACTCCTGAGCGATCCCCCATCGACTCATGTCCCGTCCCAACACACTCCTTCACATCATAAAGTGAAGATGCCTGGAGGTGATGGAGTGTtttccctcccccctcccctcctctccgcTGCAGGATAGCGTGGAGTACCCCCTCATACAGTCTGGACCGTACGGCCGCTGGTTCCACTCCGAGTTCTGTGACTTTGTGTCGGTGCTGGTGGCTCAGTGTCAGCACAGCGTCATATTTGACAGTTACCTGATGAGCACCCTCATCTCGCTGCTCACCGAGCTGTCCAACTCTTATGTGCGCGCCTTCAGACACACCTGCACGCTAGCAGGTAAGATACAGGTGACCGACACGCACGCAGATGCATAAAGACGTTCAATAAACTAATCCGTCCTTTTGATTTTTGACACGGGTGTCCCTGCTCAGCGGTGAAGCTGCTGAGCTCTCTGGTGGGCGTGGCTCTGAGCCTGAGCGTCAGCATCGAAAACAGCCAGAAACTGTGTGAGGTGCAGAAGACAAAGACGCTGAGACAGAAAAGCACACTGCAGCTGGAGAGAATACAGAAGAAGATCACGGAGGTAAGACCAGCGTGACGCCGGCTGtgtggacaggaagtgtgtgtgaatgagtcaTGTTTGCCTTTCTTCATGCTCCTCAAGCTGCAGGACAAGAGGGCGGAGATCGAGAGCATGATGGACGTCATCTTCAAAGGAGTTTTTCTGAAAAGATATCGGTAAGTGTTTCTTTAAATGCACATTAGATCCCATTTCACGTGGAGCTGATTtgatgtgtgtgcctgtgcagcGACGTGCTTCCAGAAATCCGCTCCATCTGTATGGAGGAGTTGGGTTTGTGGATGAAGCTCTACAGCTCTGCATTTCTCAACGACAGCTACCTCAAATACATGGGCTGGATGATGCACGACAAGgtaaacaacagcaaacatggAAGGAAGCACAACGTGACACGAAGGCAGAAAACAAGCTAGACACTGTGCACTCTGCGCTGTCTCTGCACCGACGTGTGCTTCCTCTTTCAGGTACCAGATGTGCGTCTGAAGTGTGTGTTAGGTCTGCAGGGTTTGTATGGAgaccctctgctcctccctaAACTGGACCTGTTCACCAGCCGCTTCAAGGTAAACACCTCTGCCTAAAGCTGCACCAACGCGCTCACAGCGATACAAAACCTAAACAAACAGGCTCTGCAGAGACGCAGAGTTtggtgatgagtgtgtgttgttggcGTTATGTTACTCACCAGAATATGAATAATGCACGTTTAGACAGACGTGTTTGCATACGTGTGCACTCACgcgtgttcactgtgtgtgttccaggAGCGGATGATCTCCATGACCCTGGATAAGGACAATGAAGTGGCAGTGCAGACCATGAAGCTACTGGTTCTCATCTCCAAGTGAGTCTCCAGCCTGTTTGTCCACTTGATCATTTTCCAATCCTccttaatgtttttgtttggttcttCTTTGCATCCAACCACCTCTGACTCCTCAGAACATCTGACGATGTGCTCAGTCCAGAGGACTACAAGCTGCTCCTCCAGTTTGTTTACTCCTCACAGCGCCCTCTTGCGGCCACCGCAGGGGAGCTGCTCTTCTCAAGGTACGCTGACCTCCATCACATgaaacaaaccaacagaaacaaaccaaTCAGCTAACTTGTGTTTGCCTGATTATTGTTGGTTATTGTCCTGTCAGGCTTCTCAACACTGTAGCATCTGATACTCAGGATGAGGTGAATGAGGAGGAGGCACATAAACTACAAACCTTTGCCCAGCTGAAGGCTCTGCTGCAGTTCTACCAGGGGTCTGAGGTGAAAACACACGGGCGGCTGCAACACATGATGCTGTGTGTCGTCCTCCGTAACACGGACGGACTAACGCCTTGTCTGTCTGATGCGTTTAGCTGCACAAGCACGTGGTGTACCTGGTGGACAGTCTGTGGGACTGTGGTGGAGCCCTGCTGAAGGACTGGCCCACGCTCACATCTGTCCTGCTGCAGGACCCTtcctcacacactgcaggtaaatgtgatgtgtgtgtttggtgtatGGACGGGGCAGGTgaaggatttttaaaaaaatcagggGCCACAGAGGGGCCATACATCTAGAGTGTGACCCAGCATGATGTGGGGGTATGAGACACTTCATTTCCTAGATCTCTGAAAGGCATAGGGGCACTTCAGGGACCAATCAGATTTCATCTAGGGCCAAAGCCCCTATGGCTTCACCCCTGGATCAGCCTGCAGAGGGATTtctctaaatctaaatctaaatctagtGCTTATCGATGACTTAAACATATTTTGGAACATTTTCAGGCGTTTTCAGTGAAGAGGAACTTTTTCAAAGCAGCATCCCATTGTTATTACACTTGAACTGTAAtctttttgatttgtttgtttgtttaaagcaTGTTGTCATCTCACTTCATCTTTAGGGGAGATCATGTCACAGACATTGAGTGTACAGTCAtcgtcttgtgtgtgtgcgtttgtgtagGTCTTACTCTGGCAGAGCAGGCTGTGCTCGTAGAGGTCCTGGTGGCGTCGGTGCGTCAGGCCTCAGAGGGACCAGCGCTGGTAGGAAGGAGTGGAGCAAAGAAGGTCAGCAGAGATCTGTCCTCCCGTATGAGACAGCTCTGCATCACTGTGAGCCTGATGAGATGGcgctgacacactgacactgaattatattttaatgaatgagcctgtgtgtctttcaggtTTTGAGTGCCAGGGACAAAAAAATCCTGACGGATGACTGCACTAAGCTCACTGAACACCTCCTCAAGGTGCTTCCTCAGTTACTGTCCAAGGTATTTATATCACATATACTCTGTCTGCATTAAGAACATCcagatctcagtgctgcatCATCAGATTTTGTcactcatgtcattctctgctcagTTCTCAAGTCGTTGTGACGTCGTTGCCTCCCTGATGAAGATCCCTCAGTATTTCCTCACAGAAGCTGGAAACACACAGGTCTGCATCCCAGCCGTTCAGCATGCACAAACAGTACCATGAAGAATGAGTGGGGTCACACAGTTCCTTCAGCTGAAATCACAAAGTTCAGCAGAGGAACTTGTCTAACTGGGgcagttgtttgttgtttgattaCCCATTGATCTACTAATTATTCATCTTATAGTCTTCAACATGCTGAAAAACAATGATAAACaccaaatgaactgaatgtgaCATCTAAAAGTTCTTTAGTTtgttattagtattattagtTAGTTAGTTGCCAAAACTAATACTCAAGTAATAATTTTTGTGTCTGTATCTTTATTTGCCTTAACCCCGTGCTCACATCCTGATCCTCAGGCGCTGTCCAGCCTGATGGCAGAGATGGGAGCTGTTCTGGAGCTCCACTCCAGCCCTGCTGTCCTCGAGGCTGCAGCCCGCACCTACCTCAGTCTGTGTGGGGAGGAGACGGCCGGGTGCTCGGTGGCCCGGGCTGCCAGAGACTCTCTGGTCCAGCACTGGGTGGACCAACTGACCGCGCTGCTGGGGGACTCACTCCAGGTGAGGGGCACTGTTACACTCTATGTATACCCCACCCCACCACAGTCCCAAGAAAAGAGCAAGGGGTCATCAGATACTTCTACTACACAAAATAATGGACAACcaatgagagaagaaaaactgtTCTTCATTCTGAttgagctgctaacagctgatGTCCACACTGAAGTCATAACCTGTGAGAGGAGTCACTAGTAGACCCTTTCTTTATTCTAAGAGGTCACAGGTCAAGACGGTTGGGAACTGTTGGGATGCATGCATGCTAAACACCCAAAGCTTCACCAGACAAGATGACTTATTTTTGTCGTCTTTCTGTGTTGCAGGGTGACAGATTTCCTGCTGACGAGGAGAAAACGGGAGAAATTCTCGCCACACTGAAGAAACTCAGAGCTTTCCACAAGT is a window encoding:
- the LOC139339996 gene encoding cohesin subunit SA-2, yielding MIPEPAATAASRPSEHKKNSHNEANSSGTVNHSEDESGNENRQKSVRPQRRRKRAHKGSENVASTSAKAARSGVGRAGGSHAKQRHVEAVTLFEVVTMGRGAMQAVIDDWVEAYATDRDASLLDLISFFIQCSGCKGVVTAEMCHSKEDSEVMSQMVEQLDEVAGLQYKKFLAFPWILTVTWPMDTDSVEYPLIQSGPYGRWFHSEFCDFVSVLVAQCQHSVIFDSYLMSTLISLLTELSNSYVRAFRHTCTLAAVKLLSSLVGVALSLSVSIENSQKLCEVQKTKTLRQKSTLQLERIQKKITELQDKRAEIESMMDVIFKGVFLKRYRDVLPEIRSICMEELGLWMKLYSSAFLNDSYLKYMGWMMHDKVPDVRLKCVLGLQGLYGDPLLLPKLDLFTSRFKERMISMTLDKDNEVAVQTMKLLVLISKTSDDVLSPEDYKLLLQFVYSSQRPLAATAGELLFSRLLNTVASDTQDEVNEEEAHKLQTFAQLKALLQFYQGSELHKHVVYLVDSLWDCGGALLKDWPTLTSVLLQDPSSHTAGLTLAEQAVLVEVLVASVRQASEGPALVGRSGAKKVLSARDKKILTDDCTKLTEHLLKVLPQLLSKFSSRCDVVASLMKIPQYFLTEAGNTQALSSLMAEMGAVLELHSSPAVLEAAARTYLSLCGEETAGCSVARAARDSLVQHWVDQLTALLGDSLQGDRFPADEEKTGEILATLKKLRAFHNCHDLFQWNLFELLSPLLSVESGQGGAPPEVLLEVLQCLSYSMLWSLNMSSETLTSRDKAVAQRLQLRLFCERGHRCLSYSDHSVRQQAFLGICDVLTAHSYQLHVWDPTSFGPLLYTPSPKLQRALLTFVCVHVFVGPDCDSQCGVSENSERLEDLHKRRNLLAAYCKLIVHSVLEMSMAAEVFMYYMKYYNDFGDIIKETMYRTRQTDKIESARTLVLCLQQLFMRLKREQESGGRAHPGVQTFTSIKELARRFALTFGDVVKFRECIVMIHRNGIEFVFQEFSQTPETPTPVYLSYLTILSEFSSKLLKPDKKAVFSYLQKHTAEHIIDLREECWQPLIYYRASLLAVAEGEDAVSYVSSDRKPYPPNRSPFSKQKLDGSKSPCPFSPADSRVGKVHRPSFSPSHQEKTADLDPFCVPAEPAAKRLSMEASVVSAGNEADDDTVEIEL